Genomic DNA from Felis catus isolate Fca126 chromosome E3, F.catus_Fca126_mat1.0, whole genome shotgun sequence:
TTTCTCCTTCAACCAACTCTTATCCGAGTTGTTAACAATTACAAATCAACTTATTTGATTTTCAACTTCCTTTGCTCCAGTCCTCTGGTATAGCTGTAATGTACAGAGAAATCCCTAAAGGCAAGCAGTCAGAAGGAAAAGACGGAAGCAAAGGGCCTTGATAACCCACACAAGGAGAAAAGGTCCTCGGACTAACGGAGAACTGCTCGTCACACAGCTTCCAGTTTATAACTGGATGGTGCTCTGAGAGCTTACTCATAATCTGGATCTGTGGAGCTCTCACACCACACTAATGTAAAAGTAGTCATTAGGTTTCTCGGGTTCATCCACAGAAACCCACATAACGCGTACTTTAGTTGTGCTGCGTGCGCTGTACTGAAAAAACACACACGTTTCCGAATGAAAGACTTGAAAAATTATGATCTGTGTTGCCAAGAACACAGTACCCCAGCAGCAGCTGAGGCTGGGGGCCCCCCCCTTCCACCCCGGTGCTGGCTGGGAACAGGCGGTACAGAAACTACCGAGACATGCTTCGAGGGGGTGAATGGTCCACGACATGCCCGGTCGACCGGGAGGCGGGAAGCCACAGGGACCAAGGTGTCCCGTGAATGTGAAGACCATGGGGCCATTCTCGGTCTGCTGCCTTAATTTCCCTTTCCCGTTGCTACCGCCTGTTCCTTCCGACTGTGGGACAGAACACAGCTTCacagtccccgcccccccccccccccccccccaagtgcaGGTCTCTGAAGCAAGCACCTAACCCTCGCCGTGGTTTCTGAAGTCGTCCTTGATtcctctgcctctcactcccACCCGCACGCCTAACTGGCTGCCAAGGCCTTCTGTCCCTTCCATTTCAAAATGTCTCTCCAATCAGTCCTTGCACTACACATCCATTCTTGCTTCCCCATTCAGGCCCTCACTTCTCACCCGAATGAGTGCAGAAGCTTCCTGAGATCCCCAACTCTGGTCCCTCCTCAGTGCCAATGATCTTTCATACGATCACACTGGTTAGCTTTCTTTAAAGTgagtaatttaaaaaacccaagtTCATGTTGCCTTCTATGCAATTTCACTGGCTCTGTATTTTAAACAGAATAAAGTTCAAATTCTTTGGCACGGTACTGAAAAGACTTTACAACCTGCCCCTTCATCTAACTATAGAGCCAGATCTCTTGTCACCTCTGTCCAGAGATTCCACATTTTAGTATGTCAGGCTACTATTCTCCTTAGCACATCCCCCCCCCAGGCATCTTCCAAATTCAAGTGGGCACTCCTCAGAGCTCTCCTATGGCCCCACACTAGACTCTGAGCTCCTTGAAGGTGCAGCTCATGTCCTAGTGGTTTTGAACCCCCAGCACcaagcacagtacctggcacacagcagaggctaaataaatgtttgcagttgctttctaaaagatttttactagcagaaacaaaggagaaagagtAAAAAGGCTACAcaccctttcccttctcctttttttgcCACTCAGACCCTGTAAGGAAAGACAAAGTCACAAAACAGCATGGTCCAGTGGGAAGAACACAGGGTTTGGAACTGGAAGGCCTAAACTTAAGTTCccgctctgtcacttactagttaTGTATCTCTGGGCATGCCACCACCTTTTCCGGTCTCAAATTCCTAATCAGCGTTCTATCTCAAAAGGTCATGAGGATCAAATGGCTTATGTAAAATATGGGAAAACACTTCATAAACTACATGGAGGCAACAGGCAAATTCAGCCGAATGAAAATCTTTGTAAAGGAAAATGGCAGGTCCTAGACTGAGAATCCCAGGATTAAAAGGGAGGGACCCTGGTGGCCAGCTAGGGGAGCTACTGGATATTTTACCTGCAAGGTCcctcggggtggggaggggggcgtaaaaaacaaaacaaaacaaacgttTCTCAAAAaggcggcggggggagggaggggggagaaccCCCAGGGGAGGGCCCCCCAGGGAGAACCACCTGGGGACTGggcatatattttgaaaatggtcCCCAAGAGAATCTGACACCAGCATCCAATACCATCTCTTAAGAACCTGTGCTTTGTGTCAGTGGTCTCAGACCTGGCTCTGCATCAGAGACATATGGGGTCCAATTTCCAAAACTACAGTAGGCCTGGGGTACAGGAGGTTGTGCTTTTAACAAATGCCATTATGATTCTGATGTACCAACAGGTTTGGGGGTAACATCTGTCCACATATCGGAGACAAACCAAATAACTCTGATCATTTCTGGGCATTTCTGTCACAGGACCTTTCAGGGTGAGGGAAGGGCTGAGGACGGGGGATGAGAAAGGAAGACGGTGATTCTGGGTAAAGGGGGGTTGGGGGCTCTGGGTGAAGCGGAATGGGAGATGAGCTGGCGGTGGGATGGAAAGAGTCAACATGGAGATTTGCCCTTCTCTTCATCCCCACCACTGCGGGCACCACTCTGGGTGAGGGGCTGTCCCAGGCAGCACtggtggaaggggaggaggagagaaatcccaagctgtagcagtggggagaaaggaagtTCCTGTGGTCTTACGGTTTTCTAGGTGGCTGCCCGTACACGAGGCTACACCTAAATTGGGGACTGCCTAGACTGTATTGGTCGCCATAAATGGGCAGGCAGGACAGCAATTTTTTCTGAGGGTAGACTACCTTTGGAATTCAAAGTTTCAAGGGCTGTGCCCTTGAAATGTTTACCTTCGATGACATTTTCTTTGTATATGGTGGCCAATTTAAAGATGAGTTAAGCTCTTGAGATGAATTACTATTCCACATTCCAATCTCTacatcctcttcctcttcccagccAGTGGGGCGATTTCCAGGCAATGGCATATCATCACCACACCAGCCATCTTGCATAGATTTTGGCCCTGATTGTGGATTTGTGATACAAAGAGAAACATGCTGTAATCAAACAATTCTTTCTAGAGGATGAGAACTCATTAACAGGGTGGGGCGAGACGGGGGTACCTAAAAAAACCCcgcttttacttcccttcccaAATCTACAGGGCAGAAGTGTATGTTTTATACTGAGTTGAAAGTTCCATtaggcaagaatttttttttctttttataagtaatctctacacccaacatggggcccaaacccacgaccccgagatcaagagtcgcatgctctactgactgagccagccaggcacgcctaagcctgagaattttttttaattaaaaatttcaatgaaaCATCTCCCATGCTTTCACAAACAGAAGGTACCTAAGATGGAACAATGGTAGCCTTCTTGTTCACCCTTAACATTCTGCATGGCTGCGCACAGGGCAGAGGatagaaaaaattgaaaagaattcattttgaaatacattttcaacGAGCACGGCCAAAAAGTATTGCAAATCATAAGCAGAAAGTATCTCATCTCTACACTCAGCCTTTGGAAGTCCTACGGGGTGCCCCCCACACAACTTATGGGACAGTGACCGTGTTCATCTAAACAACAGGGGTCCTTCTTGAACTTTgttcattttacatataatattcaGGGAATTATCTGAAACCTCAGCCGGACATTTTGGATATGCGTCTACATGACTATTCAGTCACTCATGCCGGACAGCATAAAAGTTGCTTGACCGTTACTAGATAATCTTATTTGGTAAAATGTAATTTAGATTTGGTGAAGTATATGCAAATCCTTAATAGTTAGCACAGTTCTAAGGAAAGGTAAGAAAATTCACAATGATAAAAGAGCAAACCAAGTTACGAATTCAAAGAGCCAGTGAAATCATCCAGTATGATAATACAGGAATACATTTACAATATAAACATTATCTGATTATTTACAGTCCTAGTCAATGACCGATCACCACTGTGACAAAATAGCTACCAGGAATTATCAACAACTTACCAGATTTGCTTAACGCTTGAGGACCAACAgagctggagccccacgtggACGTGCTGGATGCCGCAGCAACGGGCTCCCCCCAGCTGGGACCACTGTCTATGGGTTTACCCCATGCTGAAGTACCATTATCCACAGTTGTGGCTGGAGTAGAAGGCTCCCCCCAGGGCTCACCCCAGCCTTTAGAAAGTGTGGGAAAAGAAGTCATCAGCACATGGTAGGGTGGGGCGGTGGAATAAGGGGCAGCAAGGAATACTTTAGGGAACAAAAGATGAAGACCTTCACATTCACGTATCTAATAATGATGCTGTGATGCGCAAAAACAGATGGCATCTGTTTTATGCAAAGATGATAAGTCATTTCCCATTATGATAGTTTAGCCAGTGATGTGACTTTTTCCACCTCTTCTTTCCTAACTGCCCTCTGGGTGTAGAGCAGACTGCTTCCAATAACCCCGATTATGGCAAGTTATCTTCCTTCGAAGACGAACTTAATTCCTGGGAAAGTCAAGTCACTCTGAGCCAAACCTAGTGAATTCAAGCGGGTGATCAAGCCGCGTAACAGCGTGTGGATGAAATTTATACCCTAAGGGCAACCTTTCAACATCACTGTTCTGggataaacaaaaatgaactgcCAGACTAACAAAAGGTAGGCATCCGATTTTTATACCTGCTGGACAATGCTTCTTAAAAATTCTGAAGTGTTAAGTTGCCCAAAGCAAACCCATCAACATTgtttaaaagaaccaaaacagCCTTTCCCTCAGATACGCACCTGTTTCTTCTaagaattaaattcaaattaatacAATAAGCTCTACTTGGGAGACTAATTAGATGCTGAGAGGTTAGTTTATGAAAACACTGCTATCGCTACGTCCGGTGGGATTATTATTCAATAAAACCTCCATTAACAAAGACAATGCATTCCAGTGACACTTAATGAAAACCTCATTGTCAAGATAATCTGCAGAGATGGGAATCAGTTCCTTGTTATGGGAGGAAAGTGGAACATACCACCAGAAAAGTATTATCAAATGTGttaagcacacatacacactgtgTGTCTAACAGACTTGGATTTCAGGCCTCcttaaataaatgtctttgaaGGCCAAATACAGCACCTGGTGTTTAGAGTATTATAGTTGGATGCTTGCTGTATTTCTGGGACTACTGTAGTCAGATAACAAAACCAAGAAGTGACGGCTAGGCTCCGGAGAAGTGGGAAATGTACGGCATTCCCACTCGACACCACTTTTCCGACTCTGCCTTCTGAAGCCTTCCTAACAGAGAATGGAGCGCGTGAGGGTCACAACCAGCGCGGCCACCGGCAGAGCTCCGCTCCCTCATGTTACACACCTTGCCTGTCGCCATCTTCCCTAGAAGCTTCTCCTGCATTAGAGCAGAAAAGCCCCTTGCGTGCACATCCAACTACTCTGTGAAACAGATCTTAACAGCAGCGGTAAACGGAAACGAGGCTACTGCAGTCCTGGGGGGTGCTGTGTGACACCACCAGACTCGACCCGGTGGAAACTTACCGGAGCCGCCGCCCGCCTCTTTGCTGGAGATGGCACTTGCAGACGGGAGCAGCTGCTGGACCTGTGCTTGCTGGTCTGAACGGCCGCTGCCGTTCGGGACGTTTCTGTTCCACATGTTCACATTTTTGTAGTTGTACTTGCTTGGGTCTCCCCAAGCCGAAGTTCCGTCATCAATCTCCATTTTGCGACGTATGGATTCCGGGGATGGTTCCTCCCAGCCTGTGGGCTCTTCTTCCTTTGTCGGGGCTGGTATAGGTCCTCCCAGCCAGCCTGTACCGGGAGGTTTGCCTGTAGCTGGCGGGATCCCCCAGGATCCGACAAGGTCTTGTGGCTTGTTCCAGTCTGGAGAACCGACTGGCTTCGACGAATCTCCCCAACCTAGAGACTGATTAGACTTTGGAGGATCTCCCCATCCCTGGGAAGGATTAGGTTTAGAAGATTCATCCCATCCTGATGAATTATTTGGATTTATGTTATTTCCCCAAGTAAAAGAACTAGTTTTACCAAGTTCGTTCCAACCGGAAACGGACCGGTCACTGTCACTACCTCCTGAGCTAGATTTCTTGTTAGCCTCACCCCAATGGTTACTCCTCGAAGTTTCTCCCCAGTTATCGCTGGTGGACACGGCCCACCCTTGGTTTGATTTTTGCCCGTCACCCCATCCCTGTTTGCTCTTTTGCGAATCATTCCACGTGGACTTCTCTTCTTTGCAGTTCCCCCACTGATTGCTCTTGACCGTTCCTGTAGCAGCAGAATCATCTTCCCATCCCCCCTGGCAGTTCGAGCCTTTGGAATCTCCCCACCGCAGAGCAGGTTTGGGATCTCCCCACCCCGATACAGATGAGGTATCGTTACTAGTAGGGCTAGTCTTATCTACACACGCCCCTGAGTTAAAAGTCTGTGTGGCAGAGCTTCCCCAGGCCTCTGTCCCATTGTCagtctttctttcccctctagGTGAAGTTTCGGTGTCCCAGGCAGTATTCTGCTTAATCGGAGTCTGTCCCCAACCAGAGTTGGAGAGGACACGTGGATCCAAGTCAGTCCTGTTCACGATGCTTTGGAGTAATGTGTGCTGATCAATTTTCCTCCTATCTCTACTCTGACTTTCCCCAGTTGCTTTTTCCTCGAGGCGTCCAGTGCTTTCTGTACTACCTTCACTCTCCACTGTTCCTCCTGTTTTGGCCCACACGCTGTTCTGCTCGTTTGTCTGGGATGTGGCAGCACCCTGATCCTCTTCCTCAGTAGATTTCCATCCGTTTGTAAACTTCTTACCATTGCCGTTTGCACTGTCATTGGAATGCTGATTGCTAGGCAGTTTGCTCCACTCCGCGCCGGGTAGATTAGTGCCAGTGTTTTGTGCGGGAGCTCCCCACCCTCTTCGACTTCCTCCAGAACTGGCGCCATTCCCGCTTCCCCATGACGCACTCTGGGAACCCGCTGCCCCGGACTCCCACACGCCTCCTCCTTTATTTGCGTTAACTTGAAAGTTAGTGCCCACAGGCCCATTCATGCCAGGCTGCATTAGAGTTGCATTCACAGTGTCACCATTAGCTTGGCCGTTAGGGCTCGAACATTTGTCTCCAGAGTAATTAGAACCATAGGCACCCCACGTAGTACCGTAAGAGCCTCCACTTTTTGACTCTCCATTGCTAAGGTGAGAAAGGGAAGTGCCATTCATAACTGACGGAGCCTGTATCTGAGGAGGATTCATTGTGCTCACACGCCAGGCCCCTGTATTACTAGGCAGTTCATTATTCTGTACTGAACCGGAGTTTGGTAAACTAGAGGTCATAAAGTTAGTAGTGTTATTTGGTCCAGTCATTTCAGTGGTAATATTCTGAGGTTGACCACTGAATGAAACCTTCTGTGTACCACTTACTTCAGATTCACAAGTTTCCTGAAGGCTTCCCCAGGTACCATGGGTGGCAGAACCACCCACTTTAGAGTTAATACTCTGATTGTTAGGCATCTGGCCTATGGTACTGCACTGAATATTGATGCCGGAACTACCGCTCCCTACAGGCCCTTTTAGGGCAAGTCCGTTGTTTTCTAATACTGGCCAGGCACCATGGTTGCTAGCTGGATTCAAAGTGCTTGGATTTAACCCTCCATTTGATGAAGAACTTACAGTGCCCCAAGCATTCATTCTATTGTTGCTACTTTCTGATTTGCTTTCAGGAGCATCCACAGAGACCTGACATGTGCTTATTATGGCTCCATGGGAAAAACCCCATGGCCCAGTACTACCTCCATGGCCCACATTATTGCTGCTGCTACCAACCACAAACTTGTTTTGGGAACCAAGTCCAGTGCTATTCCGAAGGCCATCTTTTTCACCACCTGTGTTCCCTGAAGCCATGATAGTGATGTTTCTCTCTGATTCAGAACTGGAGACAGAATCAGCATCCATACATTCTGAAGCCAACTCTGGATCACTGCCAGGGACTGAGGGCCATACTTCTTTCTCAGGGGAGTCGTTCACAACAGCATTCTTACAATTTGTGCTAGAGTCACTCGGAGAAGACACAGGTCCCCGCTGCGAATTTTCATAATGGGATCCTGAAGTATTGTGGTTTAGATCTAGAGTAAAGGAGAAGTACAAAAAACACTTAGGAAGGGTCTGAGAAAATGATAAGTACGTTATAAATGTATGTGGTTCCGCAATACTGACAAATACGATACTTGGCAGTATGGTTACAAAGGCACTGGGTATATGCCAGCCGCCAACGTTTCTCATCCAGTTGTTAATCCCACACGGGAAGGGTATTTTGCTGCTTTGTTCACTGATGTTATCCTATAAGCCTAAAGCAGCACCTGGAACATAAGAGCccctctcaataaatatctgctgaatgaacAAACTGTTACCTTATcagcaaagaaaagaattttgGTGTCAGGAAGGACTAGGTGATAGTAAACGTATTAGCATAATGAGGCAACCCAGGCCTAGAGGCCTGACATGAGAAAGAAGGGGTTGGAAAGTAGATGGGTAAGGACAAACAGACAAACTTGATTAAATGTATTAGAAATATACTAGAAATGCCTTCTTGTCTTCCCtttcttagaacagcttttcCACACAACTGTTTTTGGGTATTATAACATGcttataaaaattacaaagtcttttccattatatttccatttcattagTGTTTATACTCAACCTGAAATACTGCACACAAGTCAGCATTATTTTAGTTCCATTCCCcttcataaaaatttaatttactttcacAGCCATGTTTTTTTAGAAGATCACAGAATTGCGATGATTAAAAAATCAAGGGCAGACACTGGACACTATTAACGACCGAACAGTCATATAATCCTATACTCTTGGCCTCACCGCTGTATCTCATCATCTAGTTATTTTGCCGCAGGTAGGGGGCAGGCAGTTCTCATGTTTCCAATACCTTCCCAGATTCATTACTCTCATTCGGCGTAAGGATCTGGTAGTTAGAAGTTTCTCAGAGATGCTAACCTGCATAAGAGGTCTGCATTTAGACTGCCTTTAGGGGGTCGCTTATGTTGTAGTTCTCGACTAGAATGGTAATCAGAATCCTATGTGGTGCTTCTAAATAACCCACGGGTTCAAGTCATATCCCAGACCCAATGAGCCAACCGCCAGGGGCTGGAGgcctagaaaacaaatataactcACTATCAGGATGTTGCTAACGTGGAAAACCAGGTTCACCTGGTATCATTTTGTCTCAAAGCACAACCTCCAAGCAGCAAAACATTATGAGCTAGAAAAGAGTAGCAGAAAAAAGGACTAAAGAGAAACCAAAAGCATGTATATAATTCactaaatacatgaaatttaaagTTCTATGAGAGACTCTGGTCTCCGCTCCCTGTTTGAGAGTCAGGTTTTTTCAGCTGCCAAATCAAGTTTGCCATCTTTCATTGCCTGTGAGAAGGA
This window encodes:
- the TNRC6A gene encoding trinucleotide repeat-containing gene 6A protein isoform X9 gives rise to the protein MQLVAEPGLEARCPGSHDIPLPEEWNRELEAKATKDVERNLSRDLVQEEEQLMEEKKKKKDDKKKKEAAQKKATEQKIKDLNHNTSGSHYENSQRGPVSSPSDSSTNCKNAVVNDSPEKEVWPSVPGSDPELASECMDADSVSSSESERNITIMASGNTGGEKDGLRNSTGLGSQNKFVVGSSSNNVGHGGSTGPWGFSHGAIISTCQVSVDAPESKSESSNNRMNAWGTVSSSSNGGLNPSTLNPASNHGAWPVLENNGLALKGPVGSGSSGINIQCSTIGQMPNNQSINSKVGGSATHGTWGSLQETCESEVSGTQKVSFSGQPQNITTEMTGPNNTTNFMTSSLPNSGSVQNNELPSNTGAWRVSTMNPPQIQAPSVMNGTSLSHLSNGESKSGGSYGTTWGAYGSNYSGDKCSSPNGQANGDTVNATLMQPGMNGPVGTNFQVNANKGGGVWESGAAGSQSASWGSGNGASSGGSRRGWGAPAQNTGTNLPGAEWSKLPSNQHSNDSANGNGKKFTNGWKSTEEEDQGAATSQTNEQNSVWAKTGGTVESEGSTESTGRLEEKATGESQSRDRRKIDQHTLLQSIVNRTDLDPRVLSNSGWGQTPIKQNTAWDTETSPRGERKTDNGTEAWGSSATQTFNSGACVDKTSPTSNDTSSVSGWGDPKPALRWGDSKGSNCQGGWEDDSAATGTVKSNQWGNCKEEKSTWNDSQKSKQGWGDGQKSNQGWAVSTSDNWGETSRSNHWGEANKKSSSGGSDSDRSVSGWNELGKTSSFTWGNNINPNNSSGWDESSKPNPSQGWGDPPKSNQSLGWGDSSKPVGSPDWNKPQDLVGSWGIPPATGKPPGTGWLGGPIPAPTKEEEPTGWEEPSPESIRRKMEIDDGTSAWGDPSKYNYKNVNMWNRNVPNGSGRSDQQAQVQQLLPSASAISSKEAGGGSGWGEPWGEPSTPATTVDNGTSAWGKPIDSGPSWGEPVAAASSTSTWGSSSVGPQALSKSGPKSMQDGWCGDDMPLPGNRPTGWEEEEDVEIGMWNSNSSQELNSSLNWPPYTKKMSSKGLSGKKRRRERGTMKGGNKQEEAWINPFVKQFSNISFSRDSPEENVQSNKMDLSGGMLQDKRMDIDKHSLNIGDYNRTVGKGPGSRPQISKESSMERSPYFDKDGIVADESQNMQFMSSQSMKLPPSNSALPNQALGSIAGLGMQNLNSVRQNGNPSMFGVGNTAAQARGLQQPPAQPLSSSQPNLRAQVPPPLLSPQVPVSLLKYAPNNGGLNPLFGPQQVAMLNQLSQLNQLSQISQLQRLLAQQQRAQSQRSVPSGNRQQQDQQGRPLSVQQQMMQQSRQLDPNLLVKQQTPPAQQQPLHQPAMKPFLENVMPHTTPELQKGPSPINAFSNFPIGLNSNLNVNMDMNSIKEPQSRLRKWTTVDSISVNTSLDQNSSKHGAISSGFRLEESPFVPYDFMNSSTSPASPPGSIGDGWPRAKSPNGSSSVNWPPEFRPGEPWKGYPNIDPETDPYVTPGSVINNLSINTVREVDHLRDRNSGSSSSLNTTLPSTSAWSSIRASNYNVPLSSTAQSTSARNSDSKLTWSPGSVTNTSLAHELWKVPLPPKNITAPSRPPPGLTGQKPPLSTWDNSPLRVGGGWGNSDARYTPGSSWGESSSGRITNWLVLKNLTPQIDGSTLRTLCMQHGPLITFHLNLPHGNALVRYSSKEEVVKAQKSLHMCVLGNTTILAEFASEEEISRFFAQSQSLTPSPGWQSLGSSQSRLGSLDCSHSFSSRTDLNHWNGAGLSGTSCGDLHGTSLWGAPHYSTSLWGPPSSSDPRGMSSPSPINAFLSVDHLGGGGESM
- the TNRC6A gene encoding trinucleotide repeat-containing gene 6A protein isoform X1 — translated: MQLVAEPGLEARCPGSHDIPLPEEWNRELEAKATKDVERNLSRDLVQEEEQLMEEKKKKKDDKKKKEAAQKKATEQKIKVPEQIKPSVSQPQPANSNNGTSTATSTNNNAKRATANNPQQPQPPQQPPQPPQQPQQPQPQPQPPQALPRYPREVPPRFRHQEHKQLLKRGQHFPVIAANLGSAVKVLSSQSESSALTNQQPQNNGEVQNSKNQSDLNHNTSGSHYENSQRGPVSSPSDSSTNCKNAVVNDSPEKEVWPSVPGSDPELASECMDADSVSSSESERNITIMASGNTGGEKDGLRNSTGLGSQNKFVVGSSSNNVGHGGSTGPWGFSHGAIISTCQVSVDAPESKSESSNNRMNAWGTVSSSSNGGLNPSTLNPASNHGAWPVLENNGLALKGPVGSGSSGINIQCSTIGQMPNNQSINSKVGGSATHGTWGSLQETCESEVSGTQKVSFSGQPQNITTEMTGPNNTTNFMTSSLPNSGSVQNNELPSNTGAWRVSTMNPPQIQAPSVMNGTSLSHLSNGESKSGGSYGTTWGAYGSNYSGDKCSSPNGQANGDTVNATLMQPGMNGPVGTNFQVNANKGGGVWESGAAGSQSASWGSGNGASSGGSRRGWGAPAQNTGTNLPGAEWSKLPSNQHSNDSANGNGKKFTNGWKSTEEEDQGAATSQTNEQNSVWAKTGGTVESEGSTESTGRLEEKATGESQSRDRRKIDQHTLLQSIVNRTDLDPRVLSNSGWGQTPIKQNTAWDTETSPRGERKTDNGTEAWGSSATQTFNSGACVDKTSPTSNDTSSVSGWGDPKPALRWGDSKGSNCQGGWEDDSAATGTVKSNQWGNCKEEKSTWNDSQKSKQGWGDGQKSNQGWAVSTSDNWGETSRSNHWGEANKKSSSGGSDSDRSVSGWNELGKTSSFTWGNNINPNNSSGWDESSKPNPSQGWGDPPKSNQSLGWGDSSKPVGSPDWNKPQDLVGSWGIPPATGKPPGTGWLGGPIPAPTKEEEPTGWEEPSPESIRRKMEIDDGTSAWGDPSKYNYKNVNMWNRNVPNGSGRSDQQAQVQQLLPSASAISSKEAGGGSGWGEPWGEPSTPATTVDNGTSAWGKPIDSGPSWGEPVAAASSTSTWGSSSVGPQALSKSGPKSMQDGWCGDDMPLPGNRPTGWEEEEDVEIGMWNSNSSQELNSSLNWPPYTKKMSSKGLSGKKRRRERGTMKGGNKQEEAWINPFVKQFSNISFSRDSPEENVQSNKMDLSGGMLQDKRMDIDKHSLNIGDYNRTVGKGPGSRPQISKESSMERSPYFDKDGIVADESQNMQFMSSQSMKLPPSNSALPNQALGSIAGLGMQNLNSVRQNGNPSMFGVGNTAAQARGLQQPPAQPLSSSQPNLRAQVPPPLLSPQVPVSLLKYAPNNGGLNPLFGPQQVAMLNQLSQLNQLSQISQLQRLLAQQQRAQSQRSVPSGNRQQQDQQGRPLSVQQQMMQQSRQLDPNLLVKQQTPPAQQQPLHQPAMKPFLENVMPHTTPELQKGPSPINAFSNFPIGLNSNLNVNMDMNSIKEPQSRLRKWTTVDSISVNTSLDQNSSKHGAISSGFRLEESPFVPYDFMNSSTSPASPPGSIGDGWPRAKSPNGSSSVNWPPEFRPGEPWKGYPNIDPETDPYVTPGSVINNLSINTVREVDHLRDRNSGSSSSLNTTLPSTSAWSSIRASNYNVPLSSTAQSTSARNSDSKLTWSPGSVTNTSLAHELWKVPLPPKNITAPSRPPPGLTGQKPPLSTWDNSPLRVGGGWGNSDARYTPGSSWGESSSGRITNWLVLKNLTPQIDGSTLRTLCMQHGPLITFHLNLPHGNALVRYSSKEEVVKAQKSLHMCVLGNTTILAEFASEEEISRFFAQSQSLTPSPGWQSLGSSQSRLGSLDCSHSFSSRTDLNHWNGAGLSGTSCGDLHGTSLWGAPHYSTSLWGPPSSSDPRGMSSPSPINAFLSVDHLGGGGESM